A single window of Nomascus leucogenys isolate Asia chromosome 18, Asia_NLE_v1, whole genome shotgun sequence DNA harbors:
- the TEDC2 gene encoding tubulin epsilon and delta complex protein 2 isoform X2, with the protein MLPADCSRRLVAELQGALDACAQRQLQLEQSLRVCRRLLQAWQPTGTRALKPPPGPETNEEDPLPACTPSPQDLKELEFVTQALEKAVRVRRGITKAGERDKAPSLKSRSIVTNPGTTASAPPQSPGQAGQAGGRASDTRPTKGLRQTTVPAKGHPERRLLSVGDRTRVGMGARAPRPGAGLRDQQMAPLAAPQAPEAFTLKEKGHLLRLPAAFRKAASRNSSLWAQLSSTQTSDSMDAAAAKTQFLQNMQTASGGPQPRLSAAEVEAEAGRLRKACSLLRLRMREELSAAPMNWMQEYRCLLTLEGLQAIVGQCLHRLQELRAVAEQPPRPCPVGRPPRASPSCGGGAEPAWSPQLLVYSSTQELQTLAALKLRVAVLDQQIHLEKVLMAELLPLVSAAQPQGQPWLALCRAAHSLLCEGGARVLTILRDEPAV; encoded by the exons ATGCTGCCGGCGGACTGCTCGCGCCG GCTGGTGGCCGAACTGCAGGGCGCCCTGGACGCCTGCGCACAGCGACAATTGCAATTGGAGCAGAGCCTGCGCGTTTGCCGTCGGCTGCTGCAGGCCTG GCAACCAACTGGGACCCGGGCTTTGAAGCCACCTCCAGGGCCAGAAACTAATGAAGAGGACCCCCTTCCAG CATGCACACCCAGTCCACAAGACCTCAAAGAGTTGGAGTTTGTGACCCAGGCACTGGAGAAGGCTGTACGGGTTCGAAGAGGCATCACTAAGGCTGGAGAAAGAGACAAGGCCCCCAGCCTGAAATCTAGGTCCATTGTCACCAATCCTGGCACGACAGCCTCCGCCCCACCCCAGTCCCCAGGCCAAGCTGGCCAAGCTGGTGGCCGTGCTTCAGACACGAGACCCACCAAGGGCCTCCGCCAGACCACCGTGCCTGCCAAGGGCCACCCTGAGCGCCGGCTGCTGTCAGTGGGGGATAGGACCCGTGTTGGGATGGGAGCCCGAGCCCCCAGGCCTGGGGCGGGCCTCAGGGACCAACAAATGGCCCCATTGGCTGCTCCTCAGGCCCCAGAAGCCTTCACACTCAAGGAGAAGGG GCACCTGCTGCGGCTGCCTGCAGCATTCAGGAAAGCAGCTTCCCGGAACTCGAG CCTGTGGGCCCAGCTCAGTTCCACACAGACCAGTGATTCCATGGATGCCGCTGCTGCCAAAACCCAGTTCCTCCAGAACATGCAGACAGCT TCAGGCGGGCCGCAGCCCAGGCTCAGTGCTgcggaggtggaggctgaggcaggtcgcCTGCGGAAGGCCTGCTCACTGCTGAGACTGCGCATGAGGGAGGAGCTCTCGGCAG CCCCCATGAACTGGATGCAGGAGTACCGCTGCCTGCTCACGCTGGAGGGGCTGCAGGCCATCGTGGGCCAGTGTCTGCACAGGCTGCAGGAACTGCGTGCAG TGGCAGAACAGCCACCAAGACCGTGTCCTGTGGGGAGGCCCCCCAGAGCCTCGCCGTCCTGTGGGGGTGGAGCGGAGCCTGCATGGAGCCCCCAGCTGCTTGTCTACTCCAGCACCCAGGAACTGCAGACCCTGGCGGCCCTCAAGCTGCGAGTGGCTGTGCTGGACCAGCAGATCCACTTGGAAAAG gtCCTGATGGCTGAACTCCTCCCCCTGGTAAGCGCCGCACAGCCACAGGGGCAGCCCTGGCTGGCCCTGTGCCGGGCTGCGCACAGCCTGCTCTGCGAGGGAGGAGCACGTGTCCTCACCATCCTGCGGGATGAACCTGCAGTCTGA
- the TEDC2 gene encoding tubulin epsilon and delta complex protein 2 isoform X6, whose product MLPADCSRRLVAELQGALDACAQRQLQLEQSLRVCRRLLQAWQPTGTRALKPPPGPETNEEDPLPACTPSPQDLKELEFVTQALEKAVRVRRGITKAGERDKAPSLKSRSIVTNPGTTASAPPQSPGQAGQAGGRASDTRPTKGLRQTTVPAKGHPERRLLSVGDRTRVGMGARAPRPGAGLRDQQMAPLAAPQAPEAFTLKEKGHLLRLPAAFRKAASRNSSLWAQLSSTQTSDSMDAAAAKTQFLQNMQTASGGPQPRLSAAEVEAEAGRLRKACSLLRLRMREELSAAPMNWMQEYRCLLTLEGLQAIVGQCLHRLQELRAAPRNCRPWRPSSCEWLCWTSRSTWKRCFWKKRWGCNRGPQP is encoded by the exons ATGCTGCCGGCGGACTGCTCGCGCCG GCTGGTGGCCGAACTGCAGGGCGCCCTGGACGCCTGCGCACAGCGACAATTGCAATTGGAGCAGAGCCTGCGCGTTTGCCGTCGGCTGCTGCAGGCCTG GCAACCAACTGGGACCCGGGCTTTGAAGCCACCTCCAGGGCCAGAAACTAATGAAGAGGACCCCCTTCCAG CATGCACACCCAGTCCACAAGACCTCAAAGAGTTGGAGTTTGTGACCCAGGCACTGGAGAAGGCTGTACGGGTTCGAAGAGGCATCACTAAGGCTGGAGAAAGAGACAAGGCCCCCAGCCTGAAATCTAGGTCCATTGTCACCAATCCTGGCACGACAGCCTCCGCCCCACCCCAGTCCCCAGGCCAAGCTGGCCAAGCTGGTGGCCGTGCTTCAGACACGAGACCCACCAAGGGCCTCCGCCAGACCACCGTGCCTGCCAAGGGCCACCCTGAGCGCCGGCTGCTGTCAGTGGGGGATAGGACCCGTGTTGGGATGGGAGCCCGAGCCCCCAGGCCTGGGGCGGGCCTCAGGGACCAACAAATGGCCCCATTGGCTGCTCCTCAGGCCCCAGAAGCCTTCACACTCAAGGAGAAGGG GCACCTGCTGCGGCTGCCTGCAGCATTCAGGAAAGCAGCTTCCCGGAACTCGAG CCTGTGGGCCCAGCTCAGTTCCACACAGACCAGTGATTCCATGGATGCCGCTGCTGCCAAAACCCAGTTCCTCCAGAACATGCAGACAGCT TCAGGCGGGCCGCAGCCCAGGCTCAGTGCTgcggaggtggaggctgaggcaggtcgcCTGCGGAAGGCCTGCTCACTGCTGAGACTGCGCATGAGGGAGGAGCTCTCGGCAG CCCCCATGAACTGGATGCAGGAGTACCGCTGCCTGCTCACGCTGGAGGGGCTGCAGGCCATCGTGGGCCAGTGTCTGCACAGGCTGCAGGAACTGCGTGCAG CACCCAGGAACTGCAGACCCTGGCGGCCCTCAAGCTGCGAGTGGCTGTGCTGGACCAGCAGATCCACTTGGAAAAGGTGCTTCTGGAAGAAGAGGTGGGGGTGCAACAGAGGTCCGCAGCCTTGA
- the TEDC2 gene encoding tubulin epsilon and delta complex protein 2 isoform X3, with amino-acid sequence MLPADCSRRLVAELQGALDACAQRQLQLEQSLRVCRRLLQAWQPTGTRALKPPPGPETNEEDPLPACTPSPQDLKELEFVTQALEKAVRVRRGITKAGERDKAPSLKSRSIVTNPGTTASAPPQSPGQAGQAGGRASDTRPTKGLRQTTVPAKGHPERRLLSVGDRTRVGMGARAPRPGAGLRDQQMAPLAAPQAPEAFTLKEKGHLLRLPAAFRKAASRNSSLWAQLSSTQTSDSMDAAAAKTQFLQNMQTASGGPQPRLSAAEVEAEAGRLRKACSLLRLRMREELSAAPMNWMQEYRCLLTLEGLQAIVGQCLHRLQELRAAVAEQPPRPCPVGRPPRASPSCGGGAEPAWSPQLLVYSSTQELQTLAALKLRVAVLDQQIHLEKVLMAELLPLELLTHLKPPTTLRLYTW; translated from the exons ATGCTGCCGGCGGACTGCTCGCGCCG GCTGGTGGCCGAACTGCAGGGCGCCCTGGACGCCTGCGCACAGCGACAATTGCAATTGGAGCAGAGCCTGCGCGTTTGCCGTCGGCTGCTGCAGGCCTG GCAACCAACTGGGACCCGGGCTTTGAAGCCACCTCCAGGGCCAGAAACTAATGAAGAGGACCCCCTTCCAG CATGCACACCCAGTCCACAAGACCTCAAAGAGTTGGAGTTTGTGACCCAGGCACTGGAGAAGGCTGTACGGGTTCGAAGAGGCATCACTAAGGCTGGAGAAAGAGACAAGGCCCCCAGCCTGAAATCTAGGTCCATTGTCACCAATCCTGGCACGACAGCCTCCGCCCCACCCCAGTCCCCAGGCCAAGCTGGCCAAGCTGGTGGCCGTGCTTCAGACACGAGACCCACCAAGGGCCTCCGCCAGACCACCGTGCCTGCCAAGGGCCACCCTGAGCGCCGGCTGCTGTCAGTGGGGGATAGGACCCGTGTTGGGATGGGAGCCCGAGCCCCCAGGCCTGGGGCGGGCCTCAGGGACCAACAAATGGCCCCATTGGCTGCTCCTCAGGCCCCAGAAGCCTTCACACTCAAGGAGAAGGG GCACCTGCTGCGGCTGCCTGCAGCATTCAGGAAAGCAGCTTCCCGGAACTCGAG CCTGTGGGCCCAGCTCAGTTCCACACAGACCAGTGATTCCATGGATGCCGCTGCTGCCAAAACCCAGTTCCTCCAGAACATGCAGACAGCT TCAGGCGGGCCGCAGCCCAGGCTCAGTGCTgcggaggtggaggctgaggcaggtcgcCTGCGGAAGGCCTGCTCACTGCTGAGACTGCGCATGAGGGAGGAGCTCTCGGCAG CCCCCATGAACTGGATGCAGGAGTACCGCTGCCTGCTCACGCTGGAGGGGCTGCAGGCCATCGTGGGCCAGTGTCTGCACAGGCTGCAGGAACTGCGTGCAG CGGTGGCAGAACAGCCACCAAGACCGTGTCCTGTGGGGAGGCCCCCCAGAGCCTCGCCGTCCTGTGGGGGTGGAGCGGAGCCTGCATGGAGCCCCCAGCTGCTTGTCTACTCCAGCACCCAGGAACTGCAGACCCTGGCGGCCCTCAAGCTGCGAGTGGCTGTGCTGGACCAGCAGATCCACTTGGAAAAG gtCCTGATGGCTGAACTCCTCCCCCTG
- the TEDC2 gene encoding tubulin epsilon and delta complex protein 2 isoform X5 encodes MLPADCSRRQPTGTRALKPPPGPETNEEDPLPACTPSPQDLKELEFVTQALEKAVRVRRGITKAGERDKAPSLKSRSIVTNPGTTASAPPQSPGQAGQAGGRASDTRPTKGLRQTTVPAKGHPERRLLSVGDRTRVGMGARAPRPGAGLRDQQMAPLAAPQAPEAFTLKEKGHLLRLPAAFRKAASRNSSLWAQLSSTQTSDSMDAAAAKTQFLQNMQTASGGPQPRLSAAEVEAEAGRLRKACSLLRLRMREELSAAPMNWMQEYRCLLTLEGLQAIVGQCLHRLQELRAAVAEQPPRPCPVGRPPRASPSCGGGAEPAWSPQLLVYSSTQELQTLAALKLRVAVLDQQIHLEKVLMAELLPLVSAAQPQGQPWLALCRAAHSLLCEGGARVLTILRDEPAV; translated from the exons ATGCTGCCGGCGGACTGCTCGCGCCG GCAACCAACTGGGACCCGGGCTTTGAAGCCACCTCCAGGGCCAGAAACTAATGAAGAGGACCCCCTTCCAG CATGCACACCCAGTCCACAAGACCTCAAAGAGTTGGAGTTTGTGACCCAGGCACTGGAGAAGGCTGTACGGGTTCGAAGAGGCATCACTAAGGCTGGAGAAAGAGACAAGGCCCCCAGCCTGAAATCTAGGTCCATTGTCACCAATCCTGGCACGACAGCCTCCGCCCCACCCCAGTCCCCAGGCCAAGCTGGCCAAGCTGGTGGCCGTGCTTCAGACACGAGACCCACCAAGGGCCTCCGCCAGACCACCGTGCCTGCCAAGGGCCACCCTGAGCGCCGGCTGCTGTCAGTGGGGGATAGGACCCGTGTTGGGATGGGAGCCCGAGCCCCCAGGCCTGGGGCGGGCCTCAGGGACCAACAAATGGCCCCATTGGCTGCTCCTCAGGCCCCAGAAGCCTTCACACTCAAGGAGAAGGG GCACCTGCTGCGGCTGCCTGCAGCATTCAGGAAAGCAGCTTCCCGGAACTCGAG CCTGTGGGCCCAGCTCAGTTCCACACAGACCAGTGATTCCATGGATGCCGCTGCTGCCAAAACCCAGTTCCTCCAGAACATGCAGACAGCT TCAGGCGGGCCGCAGCCCAGGCTCAGTGCTgcggaggtggaggctgaggcaggtcgcCTGCGGAAGGCCTGCTCACTGCTGAGACTGCGCATGAGGGAGGAGCTCTCGGCAG CCCCCATGAACTGGATGCAGGAGTACCGCTGCCTGCTCACGCTGGAGGGGCTGCAGGCCATCGTGGGCCAGTGTCTGCACAGGCTGCAGGAACTGCGTGCAG CGGTGGCAGAACAGCCACCAAGACCGTGTCCTGTGGGGAGGCCCCCCAGAGCCTCGCCGTCCTGTGGGGGTGGAGCGGAGCCTGCATGGAGCCCCCAGCTGCTTGTCTACTCCAGCACCCAGGAACTGCAGACCCTGGCGGCCCTCAAGCTGCGAGTGGCTGTGCTGGACCAGCAGATCCACTTGGAAAAG gtCCTGATGGCTGAACTCCTCCCCCTGGTAAGCGCCGCACAGCCACAGGGGCAGCCCTGGCTGGCCCTGTGCCGGGCTGCGCACAGCCTGCTCTGCGAGGGAGGAGCACGTGTCCTCACCATCCTGCGGGATGAACCTGCAGTCTGA
- the TEDC2 gene encoding tubulin epsilon and delta complex protein 2 isoform X1, producing MLPADCSRRLVAELQGALDACAQRQLQLEQSLRVCRRLLQAWQPTGTRALKPPPGPETNEEDPLPACTPSPQDLKELEFVTQALEKAVRVRRGITKAGERDKAPSLKSRSIVTNPGTTASAPPQSPGQAGQAGGRASDTRPTKGLRQTTVPAKGHPERRLLSVGDRTRVGMGARAPRPGAGLRDQQMAPLAAPQAPEAFTLKEKGHLLRLPAAFRKAASRNSSLWAQLSSTQTSDSMDAAAAKTQFLQNMQTASGGPQPRLSAAEVEAEAGRLRKACSLLRLRMREELSAAPMNWMQEYRCLLTLEGLQAIVGQCLHRLQELRAAVAEQPPRPCPVGRPPRASPSCGGGAEPAWSPQLLVYSSTQELQTLAALKLRVAVLDQQIHLEKVLMAELLPLVSAAQPQGQPWLALCRAAHSLLCEGGARVLTILRDEPAV from the exons ATGCTGCCGGCGGACTGCTCGCGCCG GCTGGTGGCCGAACTGCAGGGCGCCCTGGACGCCTGCGCACAGCGACAATTGCAATTGGAGCAGAGCCTGCGCGTTTGCCGTCGGCTGCTGCAGGCCTG GCAACCAACTGGGACCCGGGCTTTGAAGCCACCTCCAGGGCCAGAAACTAATGAAGAGGACCCCCTTCCAG CATGCACACCCAGTCCACAAGACCTCAAAGAGTTGGAGTTTGTGACCCAGGCACTGGAGAAGGCTGTACGGGTTCGAAGAGGCATCACTAAGGCTGGAGAAAGAGACAAGGCCCCCAGCCTGAAATCTAGGTCCATTGTCACCAATCCTGGCACGACAGCCTCCGCCCCACCCCAGTCCCCAGGCCAAGCTGGCCAAGCTGGTGGCCGTGCTTCAGACACGAGACCCACCAAGGGCCTCCGCCAGACCACCGTGCCTGCCAAGGGCCACCCTGAGCGCCGGCTGCTGTCAGTGGGGGATAGGACCCGTGTTGGGATGGGAGCCCGAGCCCCCAGGCCTGGGGCGGGCCTCAGGGACCAACAAATGGCCCCATTGGCTGCTCCTCAGGCCCCAGAAGCCTTCACACTCAAGGAGAAGGG GCACCTGCTGCGGCTGCCTGCAGCATTCAGGAAAGCAGCTTCCCGGAACTCGAG CCTGTGGGCCCAGCTCAGTTCCACACAGACCAGTGATTCCATGGATGCCGCTGCTGCCAAAACCCAGTTCCTCCAGAACATGCAGACAGCT TCAGGCGGGCCGCAGCCCAGGCTCAGTGCTgcggaggtggaggctgaggcaggtcgcCTGCGGAAGGCCTGCTCACTGCTGAGACTGCGCATGAGGGAGGAGCTCTCGGCAG CCCCCATGAACTGGATGCAGGAGTACCGCTGCCTGCTCACGCTGGAGGGGCTGCAGGCCATCGTGGGCCAGTGTCTGCACAGGCTGCAGGAACTGCGTGCAG CGGTGGCAGAACAGCCACCAAGACCGTGTCCTGTGGGGAGGCCCCCCAGAGCCTCGCCGTCCTGTGGGGGTGGAGCGGAGCCTGCATGGAGCCCCCAGCTGCTTGTCTACTCCAGCACCCAGGAACTGCAGACCCTGGCGGCCCTCAAGCTGCGAGTGGCTGTGCTGGACCAGCAGATCCACTTGGAAAAG gtCCTGATGGCTGAACTCCTCCCCCTGGTAAGCGCCGCACAGCCACAGGGGCAGCCCTGGCTGGCCCTGTGCCGGGCTGCGCACAGCCTGCTCTGCGAGGGAGGAGCACGTGTCCTCACCATCCTGCGGGATGAACCTGCAGTCTGA
- the TEDC2 gene encoding tubulin epsilon and delta complex protein 2 isoform X4, with amino-acid sequence MLPADCSRRLVAELQGALDACAQRQLQLEQSLRVCRRLLQAWQPTGTRALKPPPGPETNEEDPLPACTPSPQDLKELEFVTQALEKAVRVRRGITKAGERDKAPSLKSRSIVTNPGTTASAPPQSPGQAGQAGGRASDTRPTKGLRQTTVPAKGHPERRLLSVGDRTRVGMGARAPRPGAGLRDQQMAPLAAPQAPEAFTLKEKGHLLRLPAAFRKAASRNSSLWAQLSSTQTSDSMDAAAAKTQFLQNMQTASGGPQPRLSAAEVEAEAGRLRKACSLLRLRMREELSAAPMNWMQEYRCLLTLEGLQAIVGQCLHRLQELRAAVAEQPPRPCPVGRPPRASPSCGGGAEPAWSPQLLVYSSTQELQTLAALKLRVAVLDQQIHLEKELLTHLKPPTTLRLYTW; translated from the exons ATGCTGCCGGCGGACTGCTCGCGCCG GCTGGTGGCCGAACTGCAGGGCGCCCTGGACGCCTGCGCACAGCGACAATTGCAATTGGAGCAGAGCCTGCGCGTTTGCCGTCGGCTGCTGCAGGCCTG GCAACCAACTGGGACCCGGGCTTTGAAGCCACCTCCAGGGCCAGAAACTAATGAAGAGGACCCCCTTCCAG CATGCACACCCAGTCCACAAGACCTCAAAGAGTTGGAGTTTGTGACCCAGGCACTGGAGAAGGCTGTACGGGTTCGAAGAGGCATCACTAAGGCTGGAGAAAGAGACAAGGCCCCCAGCCTGAAATCTAGGTCCATTGTCACCAATCCTGGCACGACAGCCTCCGCCCCACCCCAGTCCCCAGGCCAAGCTGGCCAAGCTGGTGGCCGTGCTTCAGACACGAGACCCACCAAGGGCCTCCGCCAGACCACCGTGCCTGCCAAGGGCCACCCTGAGCGCCGGCTGCTGTCAGTGGGGGATAGGACCCGTGTTGGGATGGGAGCCCGAGCCCCCAGGCCTGGGGCGGGCCTCAGGGACCAACAAATGGCCCCATTGGCTGCTCCTCAGGCCCCAGAAGCCTTCACACTCAAGGAGAAGGG GCACCTGCTGCGGCTGCCTGCAGCATTCAGGAAAGCAGCTTCCCGGAACTCGAG CCTGTGGGCCCAGCTCAGTTCCACACAGACCAGTGATTCCATGGATGCCGCTGCTGCCAAAACCCAGTTCCTCCAGAACATGCAGACAGCT TCAGGCGGGCCGCAGCCCAGGCTCAGTGCTgcggaggtggaggctgaggcaggtcgcCTGCGGAAGGCCTGCTCACTGCTGAGACTGCGCATGAGGGAGGAGCTCTCGGCAG CCCCCATGAACTGGATGCAGGAGTACCGCTGCCTGCTCACGCTGGAGGGGCTGCAGGCCATCGTGGGCCAGTGTCTGCACAGGCTGCAGGAACTGCGTGCAG CGGTGGCAGAACAGCCACCAAGACCGTGTCCTGTGGGGAGGCCCCCCAGAGCCTCGCCGTCCTGTGGGGGTGGAGCGGAGCCTGCATGGAGCCCCCAGCTGCTTGTCTACTCCAGCACCCAGGAACTGCAGACCCTGGCGGCCCTCAAGCTGCGAGTGGCTGTGCTGGACCAGCAGATCCACTTGGAAAAG
- the TEDC2 gene encoding tubulin epsilon and delta complex protein 2 isoform X7, which produces MLPADCSRRLVAELQGALDACAQRQLQLEQSLRVCRRLLQAWQPTGTRALKPPPGPETNEEDPLPACTPSPQDLKELEFVTQALEKAVRVRRGITKAGERDKAPSLKSRSIVTNPGTTASAPPQSPGQAGQAGGRASDTRPTKGLRQTTVPAKGHPERRLLSVGDRTRVGMGARAPRPGAGLRDQQMAPLAAPQAPEAFTLKEKGHLLRLPAAFRKAASRNSSLWAQLSSTQTSDSMDAAAAKTQFLQNMQTASGGPQPRLSAAEVEAEAGRLRKACSLLRLRMREELSAAPMNWMQEYRCLLTLEGLQAIVGQCLHRLQELRAAPRNCRPWRPSSCEWLCWTSRSTWKRSC; this is translated from the exons ATGCTGCCGGCGGACTGCTCGCGCCG GCTGGTGGCCGAACTGCAGGGCGCCCTGGACGCCTGCGCACAGCGACAATTGCAATTGGAGCAGAGCCTGCGCGTTTGCCGTCGGCTGCTGCAGGCCTG GCAACCAACTGGGACCCGGGCTTTGAAGCCACCTCCAGGGCCAGAAACTAATGAAGAGGACCCCCTTCCAG CATGCACACCCAGTCCACAAGACCTCAAAGAGTTGGAGTTTGTGACCCAGGCACTGGAGAAGGCTGTACGGGTTCGAAGAGGCATCACTAAGGCTGGAGAAAGAGACAAGGCCCCCAGCCTGAAATCTAGGTCCATTGTCACCAATCCTGGCACGACAGCCTCCGCCCCACCCCAGTCCCCAGGCCAAGCTGGCCAAGCTGGTGGCCGTGCTTCAGACACGAGACCCACCAAGGGCCTCCGCCAGACCACCGTGCCTGCCAAGGGCCACCCTGAGCGCCGGCTGCTGTCAGTGGGGGATAGGACCCGTGTTGGGATGGGAGCCCGAGCCCCCAGGCCTGGGGCGGGCCTCAGGGACCAACAAATGGCCCCATTGGCTGCTCCTCAGGCCCCAGAAGCCTTCACACTCAAGGAGAAGGG GCACCTGCTGCGGCTGCCTGCAGCATTCAGGAAAGCAGCTTCCCGGAACTCGAG CCTGTGGGCCCAGCTCAGTTCCACACAGACCAGTGATTCCATGGATGCCGCTGCTGCCAAAACCCAGTTCCTCCAGAACATGCAGACAGCT TCAGGCGGGCCGCAGCCCAGGCTCAGTGCTgcggaggtggaggctgaggcaggtcgcCTGCGGAAGGCCTGCTCACTGCTGAGACTGCGCATGAGGGAGGAGCTCTCGGCAG CCCCCATGAACTGGATGCAGGAGTACCGCTGCCTGCTCACGCTGGAGGGGCTGCAGGCCATCGTGGGCCAGTGTCTGCACAGGCTGCAGGAACTGCGTGCAG CACCCAGGAACTGCAGACCCTGGCGGCCCTCAAGCTGCGAGTGGCTGTGCTGGACCAGCAGATCCACTTGGAAAAG
- the TEDC2 gene encoding tubulin epsilon and delta complex protein 2 isoform X8, whose product MLPADCSRRLVAELQGALDACAQRQLQLEQSLRVCRRLLQAWQPTGTRALKPPPGPETNEEDPLPACTPSPQDLKELEFVTQALEKAVRVRRGITKAGERDKAPSLKSRSIVTNPGTTASAPPQSPGQAGQAGGRASDTRPTKGLRQTTVPAKGHPERRLLSVGDRTRVGMGARAPRPGAGLRDQQMAPLAAPQAPEAFTLKEKGHLLRLPAAFRKAASRNSSLWAQLSSTQTSDSMDAAAAKTQFLQNMQTASGGPQPRLSAAEVEAEAGRLRKACSLLRLRMREELSAAPMNWMQEYRCLLTLEGLQAIVGQCLHRLQELRAAPRNCRPWRPSSCEWLCWTSRSTWKRS is encoded by the exons ATGCTGCCGGCGGACTGCTCGCGCCG GCTGGTGGCCGAACTGCAGGGCGCCCTGGACGCCTGCGCACAGCGACAATTGCAATTGGAGCAGAGCCTGCGCGTTTGCCGTCGGCTGCTGCAGGCCTG GCAACCAACTGGGACCCGGGCTTTGAAGCCACCTCCAGGGCCAGAAACTAATGAAGAGGACCCCCTTCCAG CATGCACACCCAGTCCACAAGACCTCAAAGAGTTGGAGTTTGTGACCCAGGCACTGGAGAAGGCTGTACGGGTTCGAAGAGGCATCACTAAGGCTGGAGAAAGAGACAAGGCCCCCAGCCTGAAATCTAGGTCCATTGTCACCAATCCTGGCACGACAGCCTCCGCCCCACCCCAGTCCCCAGGCCAAGCTGGCCAAGCTGGTGGCCGTGCTTCAGACACGAGACCCACCAAGGGCCTCCGCCAGACCACCGTGCCTGCCAAGGGCCACCCTGAGCGCCGGCTGCTGTCAGTGGGGGATAGGACCCGTGTTGGGATGGGAGCCCGAGCCCCCAGGCCTGGGGCGGGCCTCAGGGACCAACAAATGGCCCCATTGGCTGCTCCTCAGGCCCCAGAAGCCTTCACACTCAAGGAGAAGGG GCACCTGCTGCGGCTGCCTGCAGCATTCAGGAAAGCAGCTTCCCGGAACTCGAG CCTGTGGGCCCAGCTCAGTTCCACACAGACCAGTGATTCCATGGATGCCGCTGCTGCCAAAACCCAGTTCCTCCAGAACATGCAGACAGCT TCAGGCGGGCCGCAGCCCAGGCTCAGTGCTgcggaggtggaggctgaggcaggtcgcCTGCGGAAGGCCTGCTCACTGCTGAGACTGCGCATGAGGGAGGAGCTCTCGGCAG CCCCCATGAACTGGATGCAGGAGTACCGCTGCCTGCTCACGCTGGAGGGGCTGCAGGCCATCGTGGGCCAGTGTCTGCACAGGCTGCAGGAACTGCGTGCAG CACCCAGGAACTGCAGACCCTGGCGGCCCTCAAGCTGCGAGTGGCTGTGCTGGACCAGCAGATCCACTTGGAAAAG gtCCTGA